CTGCGCAATCACACGGTTAGCGCGCACGAAAGCGTTGTAAGCCACCACAGCAGGGATCGCTACAGCCAAACCCGCTGCAGTGGCAACCAGCGCCTCACCAATTGGGCCAGCCACGGTTGCAAGTGACGCATCGCCTTTCGTTGCAATAGCCACCAGCGCGTGATAAATACCCCAAACCGTACCAAACAAGCCTACAAAAGGAGAAATAGACCCCACCGTTGCCAGCCACGACAAACCCAATTCAAGACGTGCGTTTTCTTGGCTTAAACGGGTGCGTAGGGTACGTACCAAAAAATCATCTAAAGACACCGCCAACCCAAGGCCTTTGCCTGCGTTGCTACGATAATGGCTTAAGCCATCCCACCCCGCACGCGCCAACTGAGCTTCAGGCGCAATTGCATGAGCAGCAAGGCCAGTGGCCTCGCTCCAGTCAGAAGCTTTCCAAAACGCCGCCAAAAACAGTTTTTGCCCGCGCTTAATGCGAATCAACAAGCTACTGCGCAATAAAATCAAGCACCAGCTCACCACCGACATCAGCAACAACAAGCCAAACACTGAAACCAACACCGGATCGCCAGACTGCCAAATTAAAGCCAAATTCATTGCCATTCTCTTTATAAAAATACAAATTATTAAATAACAAAATCAACAGGCACCATAGCGCTCATCACAATGGCGGTATCACCACGGCGCCCTGGCACAAATTTCCAGCGTTCAACCGCTTTTTTTGCAGCGTCATCCAAGCGGCGATAGCCACTGCTATGCGCCAGCTCAATTTCTAAAGG
This genomic interval from Iodobacter fluviatilis contains the following:
- a CDS encoding MotA/TolQ/ExbB proton channel family protein, whose product is MNLALIWQSGDPVLVSVFGLLLLMSVVSWCLILLRSSLLIRIKRGQKLFLAAFWKASDWSEATGLAAHAIAPEAQLARAGWDGLSHYRSNAGKGLGLAVSLDDFLVRTLRTRLSQENARLELGLSWLATVGSISPFVGLFGTVWGIYHALVAIATKGDASLATVAGPIGEALVATAAGLAVAIPAVVAYNAFVRANRVIAQGLDGFAHDLHAQLLSAAAIETEGK